GTCTGAAGTCAAAAATCTCAAATTTGACTGTATTTTGTTTCAGTCAAAACGGAATTATTTAGAAGACCAGTATGAGATTCTCTCGGATTCACAGCGACGGCTTCCCCAAATTTACTTAGAACACGATCCGCCGCGAGAACATCCAACTGACACTCGCCATATTGTAGATGACCCGGATGTCTTACTGGTTCATGTTACCCATTTTAACCAGTTGATGTGGGATAGCGATCGCACTCCAAGCCGTGTCATTGAACACGGTGTAATTGTGCCAGAAAATGTTCACTACACGGGTGAGTTGGAAAAGGGACTGGTAGTAGTAAATGGTTTGCGATCGCGTGGTCGCCGTCTAGGTGCTGATATATTTGCCCATGTTAGCCAACAAATTCCTCTAGATTTGGTAGGTCTGGATTCAGAAAAACTGGGTGGTATCGGCGAAGTACCCCACCACCAACTACCAGCTTTTGCCTCACGTTACCGCTTTTTCTTCAATCCTATCCGCTACACCAGCTTAGGACTAGCTGTATGCGAAGCAATGATGGTGGGTTTACCAATCATCGGGCTAGCAACAACAGAAATGGTGACGGTAGTGGAAAACGGAGTTTCTGGCTATGTAGATACAGATTTAGAAAAGCTCATTTTTAGAATGCGCCAACTTTTAAACAACCAAACCCACGCCCAAAATTTAAGTAAAGGCGCAACACAAACAGCACAAAAACGCTTTCACATCCAACGCTTTATTGATGACTGGGATAAAACATTCAAATCAGTCATTGGTCTGAATGTTGTTCACCAATGACAAATGACTATTGACAAATGACAAATGACAAAATTCATTGCCTTAATTAGCGAACACGCCTCACCGCTTGGCACTTTTGGCGGTGTAGATAGCGGGGGTCAAAATGTGTATGTAGGACAGCTGGCTAAACATTTGGCTGGTTTTGGCTACAAAGTTGATATTTTTACTAGACGCGATAGTCAAGAATTGCCAGAAATTATTCAATTGATAGATAACGTTCGGATTATCAATGTCCCAGCTGGCCCTCCTAGATATGTGCGGAAAGAAGATATGCTGCCGTACATGGAGGAATTTACAGCCTATGTTTTAAATTTTTGTCAAAACCCTTTTGGGATGGCTGAAGGGATAGACACTTTTTCTGTGCCAAAATACGACTTAATTCACGCTAATTTCTGGATGTCAGCAATGGTGGCGGCGGAAATTAAGCGAAGCTTAAATATACCTTTTGTTGTCACTTTTCATGCCCTTGGTCGTGTGCGTCGCTTTTGGCAAGGTGATGCTGATGAATTCCCTAATGAACGCTTTACCATAGAAGACCAAATTGTCGCAACAGCTGACCATATCATTGCTGAATGTCCCCAAGATCAACAAGACTTGTTGTATCTTTACAATGCTAAGCCAGAGAAAATCACAATTATTCCCTGTGGCTTCGATACGGCAGAATTTTGGCAAGTGGAAAAAACAACAGCCCGTCAGATGCTGGGTTTACAGCCTAATGAAAACTTAATCCTTCAGTTAGGGCGCTTAGTACCGCGTAAAGGCGTTGATACGGTGATTCGCGCCTTTGGATATTTGCTGAGACACTATCATATCCAAACAAAACTATTGATTGTTGGCGGTGAATCAGAAGAACCAGACCCCCGCTTCACACCTGAAATCAGTCGTTTGCAGGCGATCGCTTGCGAAGAAGGAGTTGAGTCACACATAACTTTTACCGGACGCCGCCGTCGAGAGTTGCTTAAGTATTATTACAGTGGTGCAGATGTATTTATTACAACTCCTCTATATGAGCCATTTGGGATTACGCCTATTGAAGCAATGGCTTGTGGAACACCTGTGATTGGTTCAAATGTCGGTGGCATTAAGTTTACAGTCAAAGACGGTGAAACTGGCTATCTTGTACCAGCAAACGACCCTGAAGCGATCGCCGAACGAATTGCCTACCTCTACAAAAATCCTCAAGTACTCTATAACTTGGGACAGCAAGCAATACAACGCGCCCATCAAATGTTTACCTGGAAAAATGTAGCTGTTGCTGTTGCTGCTCTTTATGAAAAAGTTCTGGATACAATAAAACACAACCAATGGGTCAACAACAGACCAGAGTATATACTTTGGCAAAAACTACCGCAATACCTTCAACCACAGAGTATATCCCTAAACCACGCTTCTACCCCTCACAGGTATCAACTTTCAACCATCTCCCCACACTCTCCATCACCCCACCTCCCCATTGCCCCTAATCCCCAACGCCTCTTTCTTTATGCCGGGGGACCCGTCCACCGCACTGGCTCCTCCCTTGGGGGAGTGGGGGCCCCGAGTTCCCCACCTCCCCATCTCCCCACCCTCATTGACAAAAACTTTGTGGCTGCGATCGCAGCAATGGAGAAATCCCGCCAAACTTTGACACCTATAATTATGGAGGCAGCAAAAGCAATTAGCACCTGTTTTGCTTTGGGTGGCAAGGTACTTGTTTGCGGCAATGGTGGTAGTGCTGCGGATGCCCAACACTTTGCCGCCGAATTCGTTGGTAAATTTCGCTGCTCTCACAGGCCAGGAATGCCCGTAATTGCACTGACGGCAGACTCATCTTTTTTGAGTGCTTGGGCTAATGATGTCGGATATGATTACGTCTTTTCTCGCCAAGTAGAAACTTTTGCCCAACCAGGAGACTTATTACTGGGCATTAGTACTAGTGGGCGATCGCGCAATTTGATTGAAGCTTTCAAAACAGCACGTCAAGCCAACATTCACTCTATCGCCTTACTAGGTGGCGATGGTGGGGAACTGCGATCGCTAGCAGATTTAGCAGTAGTTGTCCCGGCAACAGATACCCAACGTATCCAAGAAGTACAACACCTAATACTGCATATTTTTTGTGAATTGGTTGAAGAGGAATTAGAAGAAGGCAGAAGGCAGGAGGCAAAAGAAATATATTAGGTCTGACACTTTTGTTTTCCTCTACGTTCTCTGTGTCTGGTGCGATTTTATTCAACCAAACTATTACAACAAAGGAAAAACAACTATGGAAGAACTCAAAAACAAAGTGGTATTGGTAACTGGAGGTGGACGCGGATTAGGTGAAGCCGTTTGTCACACATTAGCCTCAGCTGGTGCTAAGGTTGTGGTTGCAGATATTCGAGAAGAATTAGCCCAAAAAGTGGCTGGTGAAATTCAAGCTAATGGTTTACAAGCCATGCCATTAGTAATAGATGTTACCAATGAGGCACAAGCAGAAACTGCTATTTACAAGATTACTTCTCAGTATGGGCGCTTGGATGCTCTCATTAATAATGCCGGAACAGATGTAACCCTTTCCATTGAAGAACTTGCAATTCCAGATTGGGACAGAATTATTGCAGTTAACCTCCGTGCGCCCTTTATTTTGTCTAAGTTCGTCTTACCTGTGATGAAAGAACAGGGTAGCGGTCACATTATTAACATAACTTCCACAGCAGCCAAGCGTGCTTGGCCAAATGCTGCCGCTTACCATGCCAGTAAATGGGGACTTTTGGGCTTTAGTCATGCTTTGCATGTAGAAGCACGTCCCTACAATATCAAAGTTACAGCCCTAGTAGCCGGTGGAATGCAAACACCATTTTTGCTAGATAGATTTCCAGACATTGATGTCAGCAAGTTGCAAGACCCGAAAAACGTCGCCGCAACCATTCGATTTTTACTATCCACACCGGAAGGAACAGTGATCCCTGAAATGATGGTATTGCCAATGGGTGAAAGTTCTTGGCCGTAGTGGGAGTGGGGGGAGTGTGTAGACGCGTTCATAGGCTTAAGGTAAGGGTGGGGTGTGAGAAGTAAGGGAATAACCACTAACAACTAATGTACAGACGCGATGTTCCTCGCGTCTGTACTAAGCAATAACCACTAACAACTAACCATTGACAATTGACCAATGACTAATCGAGCTGTTTTTCTGGATAAGGATGGAACTCTGATTGAAGATGTGCCATACAATGTTAAGCCCGATTTAATCAAGCTAACTCAAGGTGCGATCGCAGGTTTGCAGTTAATACAAGCACACGCATACAAATTAATTGTCATCAGTAATCAGTCAGGTGTAGCGCGGGGCTATTTTCCAGAACTTGAGTTGTTAGTGGTTAAGGAGCATTTGTGCAAACTTCTCTCACAGCAAGATATCACGTTGGATGATTTTTACTATTGTCCTCATCATCCAGATGGTGTGGTTGCAGAATATGCAATTACTTGCGAGTGTCGTAAACCAGAACCAGGGTTAATTCTGCGTGCAGCTTACGAACATAATATTGATTTGCAAAAATCTTGGTTTATTGGCGACATCCTCAATGACGTGGAAGCTGGTCAGCGTGCTGGATGTAAAACGATTCTCATTGACAATGGTAACGAGACACAGTGGCAGCTGTCTCCTATGCGAATTCCACACTACGTTGTTAGTGACTTGGCGACAGCAGCACAGACAATTACAAGGAACGATCACAAATGAGTTATGAACTATCAGCCTTTTAATTTTCAGCATCTTGCATATCGTATCTCGCATCTAGATTGGTTGCTGGATGCGATCGCTCATCTAAATGTCATCGTCATCGGTGATGCGATTCTTGATTGCTATCTCCAAGGATTTAGCGATCGCCTTTGTCGAGAAGCTCCTGTACCAGTTGTCAATGTTACCAATAGTGACTATGTACCTGGTGGTGCGGCTAATACTGCTGTTAATGTCTGTAGTATTGGTGGACAAGTGTCATTTCTATCGGTAATTGGAGATGATTGGGAAGGTTATTTACTCAAGCAAGTGCTCTCTCAGCGTGGAGTTTCACCACAACACCTGATTACACTACCAAATCGACGAACTCTGGCTAAACAACGAGTCATGGCATCTTCACAAATACTAGTAAGATTTGATTCCGGTACTACAGACACCATTGATCAACTAGCTGAGCAAGCCCTAATTAGCGAACTTGAGCATAAATATCCAGAATCTCATGCGGTTATAGTATCTGATTATGGCTATGGAATTTTAACCAAAAAGGTACTTGAGAAGTTATCTCAACTGCAAGCACGCTATAACAATATTTTGGTCGTGGATGCCAAAAATCTCGCCGTATACCGTCAGCTTGGTATCACCGCAGTCAAACCCAACTATGAACAAGTGCTGCAACTACTAAATATCCCTGCTTTCAAACCAGGTAATAAAAGCATCAAATCTCGTATTGACCAAATTACAGCTTATGGAGATGAAATCCTCAGCCTCACAGGTGCAAAAATTGCTGCCGTTACTTTAGATGCTGAAGGTGGAATTATTTTTGAGCAAGGTTCTCAACCCCATCGCACCTATGCCCAACCTACAATTCAATCTCGTACCGCAGGTGCTGGAGATACATTTGCTAGCGCCCTTACCCTTGCTCTTGCTGCTGGTGCAACAACACCACTAGCAGCCGATTTTGCTGCTGTTGCTGCTGCTGTGGTTGTTGGTAAAGATGGCACAACTGCTTGTTCTGCCCAAGAATTGCGTGAGTTCCTCTTGAATCAGGAGACAAGGGAAACAGAGGAGGCAGGGGAGACAGGGGGACAAACAGACGAAGGGAGTTTATTGGAGGTATCATCTCAAAAATACATCTCTAGTTTAAATCAACTGCTTTCTGTTGTTACCTTCTACCGTCAAGCTGGACGCAAAATTGTTTTCACTAACGGCTGTTTTGACATCCTCCATGCTGGACATGTTTCCTATCTCAATTACGCTAAAGCATTAGGCGATATCTTAATTGTTGGCTTAAATTCTGACGACAGCATCCGACGTCTCAAGGGAGCAACCCGCCCTATTAATACCTTAGAAGATCGCATCCAAGTTCTAAGCGGACTCGGCTGTGTGGATCATCTCATAGCTTTTGAAGAAGACACTCCTAGCAATCTCATTCGTATAGTTCGTCCTGATATCTTTGTCAAAGGTGGTAACTACACAAAAGAAACATTGCCAGAAGCACCTTTAGTAGAAGAATTAGGTGGAGAAGTGAGATTACTGCCGTTTGTAGAAAACCGTTCTACCACTCGTATCATTGAGCGCATCCGTGAACTAGCAGGACAAGGGATCGAAGAGGTGGGGGGAGTGTAATTCAGTTATCAGTGATCAGTGATCAGTTATCAAATTATATTACTTACTGTTAACTGTTCACTGTAGCCTGCGGCAAGCCGCTACGCGTCTACACTGATTCCTAACTACTAACGTACAGACGCGAGGAACATCGCGTCTCTACCTATCAACAACTAACCACTAACGACAAATGACTAGCTGGGAATCTGCTGAAAATATTCTGTGCATTAGACTGGACACGATTGGTGATGTCCTGATGACTACACCAGCAATTCGCGCTGTGAAATTATCTCATCCTCGTCGCCGCATTACCCTACTAACTTCCTCTGCGGGTACAGCAGTTGCTTCACTAGTGCCAGAGATTGATGAAGTGATAGTCTATGATGCACCTTGGTTAAAAGCAACAGCACCACGATTAAACAGCATTCCTGAGTATGAAATGGCACAATACTTGCGAAGTTTAAAGTTTGATGGTGCTGTAATTTTCACTGTATATAGTCAAAATCCTTTACCTTCAGCATTTGTGTGCTATTTGGCAGATATTCCTCTACGATTGGCTCACTGTCATGAAAATCCTTACCAGTTACTAACAGATTGGGTAAAAGATCCAGAACCAGAGAACTTTGTACGTCATGAAGTGCAGCGTCAACTAGACTTAGTTGGCACAATCGGCTGCAATACAGATGAAAAAAGATTATCTTTGCATGTCCCGGAAAAAGCTTTAGCTGTCGTGGATGATATTCTCCAAAAATTAGGTATTGATCAACAGCGTCCCTTGGTTGTGGTTCATCCTGGTGCAACTGCTGCTTCTCGACGCTATCCACCAGAAAAATTTGCTCTGGTTGTCAGAACTCTAGTTATGGAAATGGGTATGCAAGTAATTTTTACAGGTACAGAATCAGAGCAAGAACTAGTGGCAGAAATTCAGAGGATGATCATCGCAGCAGATGCGATCGCAAATTTAACGGATAATTTATCTGCAAAATCAGCTAGTTTTCATTCGCTGGTAGGATGCCTAAAGCTCAGTGAATTAGCGGCACTTTTGCAACTTTCTTCTCTGTTAATTTCTAACAATACTGGTCCGGTTCACATTGCGGCTGCGGTTGGTACACCAGTTGTAGATTTGTATGCGCTTACCAACCCCCAGCATACTCCTTGGAGTATTCCCCATCGTGTGTTATTTCATGATGTCCCCTGCAAATATTGTTATAAAAGTATCTGTCCTGAAGGACACCATCAATGTCTAGATCTTGTCACACCAGAGTCTGTGGTGAATGCTGCGTGTGAATTACTAGGTGTCTGTGGTGCAAAATTACGGTTAAAGCGGTGACGAAGATTATGTTTTGCGAACACAGATGAACACCGATGAACACAGATAGATTTTTCATGTGTAAAGAACTGTCAAACATGACTGTCGATATTCTGATTCCTACTTACAACCGTCCAGCTGCTTTGGCTGTTACTCTTACCAGTTTGTTAGCTCAGACTTACCGTAATTTTCGTGTGATCATTTCTGACCAAACTGAAGATAGCAACCCTGTAGAAAGTGGTGAAGTGCAAGCGGTGTTACGAGTGCTTCGCGCTTATGGTCATCATATAGAAGTCCATAAACACTTACCTCGCCGAGGTATTGCCGAACAGCGACAGTTTTTATTGGATCAAGCAACAGCTCCCTATGTGCTTTTCCTGGATGATGACTTGATTTTGGAACCCTATGTAGTTGCACAAATACTCACAGCCATCAAAGAAGAAAGCTGTGGTTTCGTTGGTAGTGCATTTATTGGACTCAGCTTTATTGATGATGTGCGTCCCCATGAGCAAAAAATTGAGTTTTGGGAAGGACGAGTTCAGCCGGAGATTGTCAAACCTGATACACCCCAATGGGAACGCTGGCGTTTACATAATGCTGCTAATCTCTACCACGTCCAGCAAAGACTGGGTTTAACTCCTATTCAGCAATATAAATACCGTGTTGCTTGGGTTAGTGCTTGTGTTATGTATGACACAGAAAAACTTCGTGATGTTGGTGGTTACTTGTTTTGGCGGCAACTTCCCCCAGAACATTGTGGTGAGGATGTCTTGGTACAACAACGATTGATGGCGTTATACGGCGGTTGTGCAGTGATTCCTTCCGGTGTGTATCACCAAGAGTTGCCAACAACAATTGTGAATCGTGATGTACATGCAGATAAACTCGACCACTTCTTTTAAAACTCTTTGTGTCTAGGTATCTTAATGGTTCTAAATTTTTTTAAACACCAAGACACCAAGCGAGAGTATCCTAATTTTTTCAAAACACAAAACGAAGTAGCTCAGCATAACACTCTGCGCTCCTTTGCGTTACACTTTGCGTTCCTCTGCGTTTAAAAATAAACTCAAACATTTGAGATACTCCCCACCAAGCAGGGGTAAAAAAAGTTGATATGAATAAAATTTTATTCGTGGAATTATTGGGTGGAATTGGTGATGTTGTAATTGCTCTGGCTGCTATACAAGCACTTTCACGCTCCCATTCAACTGCTGAATTAACTGTTTTAACTTTCTCCCCAGGAGGCGAATTACTAGAGACTGATTCACTTATTAATCGGGTTGTCTATGCTAAACCAGGAAAAGCAAAACAAGCGGTTGTTGATTTATTGACTCATGAAACTTTTGATTTGATTGTTTCAGATACAAATTACGACGATATTGATCAAGTCATTCAAAATAGTGCTGCTTCGCGGGTGGTGACAAATTTATGGCGACATCCTCCAGCAGATGAAAGAGTAGGCGATCGCTTTATTAAAATCCTCCTTGCAGAAGGCTTAATCACCTCAGATGCAATTAAACCTGTCCAAATCGACATCACGCCAGATGAATTAAACAAAGCACAAAAGCTATTTAATTATCTGCGTCGTCCCCTTGTGTTTTTCTGTCCAGATGCGGGTATGGCTATTAAGCGTTGGCCCGAAGTTAGTTTTATTACTTTAGGTCAAATATTACAGCAGCATTGGGGTGCAACTGTAATTGTTCCTGTTGGTTCCAATGTTAACCAAGCAGCAAGTATTGTGGAAGGAATTGGTGGGGCAGCACAAATTTTACCTCGGGGAAAGTTACGAGATTTGGCTGCTGCTTTGGCCTGTGCTGATTTGGTTGTAGCTGCTGACACTGGTCCCGCCCGAATTGCTGCTGCGCTGAATGTACCAACAATTACTTTATTTGGCCCTTCTTGGTACGGGCGATATGGTCAGCCGTTACCCCATGTTAATTTGCAAGGTTATCCGGATTGTCCAGAGCGTAATACCAGTAATTTTACGGTACAGCAGTGTTGGTATGGTGACGTATGTCCTTTGGATCTAGGTTGGCAAAGTTGTATGGAAGGGATTTCGGTTGATGAGGTTTTGGGTGTTGTGGAGAGAGTGTGGGGAGAATAAATATTAACAAATGACCAATGACAAATGACCACCAACCACTAACCACCACCAACCAACAACCAACCAATATGCACAATATCT
Above is a genomic segment from Fischerella sp. JS2 containing:
- a CDS encoding glycosyltransferase, whose translation is MQPLRILTWHVHGSYLYYLTQTQHHFYLPVKPGRPEGYGGRLGGFPWSNNVYDVPASEVKNLKFDCILFQSKRNYLEDQYEILSDSQRRLPQIYLEHDPPREHPTDTRHIVDDPDVLLVHVTHFNQLMWDSDRTPSRVIEHGVIVPENVHYTGELEKGLVVVNGLRSRGRRLGADIFAHVSQQIPLDLVGLDSEKLGGIGEVPHHQLPAFASRYRFFFNPIRYTSLGLAVCEAMMVGLPIIGLATTEMVTVVENGVSGYVDTDLEKLIFRMRQLLNNQTHAQNLSKGATQTAQKRFHIQRFIDDWDKTFKSVIGLNVVHQ
- a CDS encoding glycosyltransferase → MTKFIALISEHASPLGTFGGVDSGGQNVYVGQLAKHLAGFGYKVDIFTRRDSQELPEIIQLIDNVRIINVPAGPPRYVRKEDMLPYMEEFTAYVLNFCQNPFGMAEGIDTFSVPKYDLIHANFWMSAMVAAEIKRSLNIPFVVTFHALGRVRRFWQGDADEFPNERFTIEDQIVATADHIIAECPQDQQDLLYLYNAKPEKITIIPCGFDTAEFWQVEKTTARQMLGLQPNENLILQLGRLVPRKGVDTVIRAFGYLLRHYHIQTKLLIVGGESEEPDPRFTPEISRLQAIACEEGVESHITFTGRRRRELLKYYYSGADVFITTPLYEPFGITPIEAMACGTPVIGSNVGGIKFTVKDGETGYLVPANDPEAIAERIAYLYKNPQVLYNLGQQAIQRAHQMFTWKNVAVAVAALYEKVLDTIKHNQWVNNRPEYILWQKLPQYLQPQSISLNHASTPHRYQLSTISPHSPSPHLPIAPNPQRLFLYAGGPVHRTGSSLGGVGAPSSPPPHLPTLIDKNFVAAIAAMEKSRQTLTPIIMEAAKAISTCFALGGKVLVCGNGGSAADAQHFAAEFVGKFRCSHRPGMPVIALTADSSFLSAWANDVGYDYVFSRQVETFAQPGDLLLGISTSGRSRNLIEAFKTARQANIHSIALLGGDGGELRSLADLAVVVPATDTQRIQEVQHLILHIFCELVEEELEEGRRQEAKEIY
- a CDS encoding SDR family oxidoreductase is translated as MEELKNKVVLVTGGGRGLGEAVCHTLASAGAKVVVADIREELAQKVAGEIQANGLQAMPLVIDVTNEAQAETAIYKITSQYGRLDALINNAGTDVTLSIEELAIPDWDRIIAVNLRAPFILSKFVLPVMKEQGSGHIINITSTAAKRAWPNAAAYHASKWGLLGFSHALHVEARPYNIKVTALVAGGMQTPFLLDRFPDIDVSKLQDPKNVAATIRFLLSTPEGTVIPEMMVLPMGESSWP
- a CDS encoding HAD family hydrolase — encoded protein: MTNRAVFLDKDGTLIEDVPYNVKPDLIKLTQGAIAGLQLIQAHAYKLIVISNQSGVARGYFPELELLVVKEHLCKLLSQQDITLDDFYYCPHHPDGVVAEYAITCECRKPEPGLILRAAYEHNIDLQKSWFIGDILNDVEAGQRAGCKTILIDNGNETQWQLSPMRIPHYVVSDLATAAQTITRNDHK
- the rfaE2 gene encoding D-glycero-beta-D-manno-heptose 1-phosphate adenylyltransferase codes for the protein MNYQPFNFQHLAYRISHLDWLLDAIAHLNVIVIGDAILDCYLQGFSDRLCREAPVPVVNVTNSDYVPGGAANTAVNVCSIGGQVSFLSVIGDDWEGYLLKQVLSQRGVSPQHLITLPNRRTLAKQRVMASSQILVRFDSGTTDTIDQLAEQALISELEHKYPESHAVIVSDYGYGILTKKVLEKLSQLQARYNNILVVDAKNLAVYRQLGITAVKPNYEQVLQLLNIPAFKPGNKSIKSRIDQITAYGDEILSLTGAKIAAVTLDAEGGIIFEQGSQPHRTYAQPTIQSRTAGAGDTFASALTLALAAGATTPLAADFAAVAAAVVVGKDGTTACSAQELREFLLNQETRETEEAGETGGQTDEGSLLEVSSQKYISSLNQLLSVVTFYRQAGRKIVFTNGCFDILHAGHVSYLNYAKALGDILIVGLNSDDSIRRLKGATRPINTLEDRIQVLSGLGCVDHLIAFEEDTPSNLIRIVRPDIFVKGGNYTKETLPEAPLVEELGGEVRLLPFVENRSTTRIIERIRELAGQGIEEVGGV
- the waaF gene encoding lipopolysaccharide heptosyltransferase II, with translation MTSWESAENILCIRLDTIGDVLMTTPAIRAVKLSHPRRRITLLTSSAGTAVASLVPEIDEVIVYDAPWLKATAPRLNSIPEYEMAQYLRSLKFDGAVIFTVYSQNPLPSAFVCYLADIPLRLAHCHENPYQLLTDWVKDPEPENFVRHEVQRQLDLVGTIGCNTDEKRLSLHVPEKALAVVDDILQKLGIDQQRPLVVVHPGATAASRRYPPEKFALVVRTLVMEMGMQVIFTGTESEQELVAEIQRMIIAADAIANLTDNLSAKSASFHSLVGCLKLSELAALLQLSSLLISNNTGPVHIAAAVGTPVVDLYALTNPQHTPWSIPHRVLFHDVPCKYCYKSICPEGHHQCLDLVTPESVVNAACELLGVCGAKLRLKR
- a CDS encoding glycosyltransferase family A protein, which translates into the protein MTVDILIPTYNRPAALAVTLTSLLAQTYRNFRVIISDQTEDSNPVESGEVQAVLRVLRAYGHHIEVHKHLPRRGIAEQRQFLLDQATAPYVLFLDDDLILEPYVVAQILTAIKEESCGFVGSAFIGLSFIDDVRPHEQKIEFWEGRVQPEIVKPDTPQWERWRLHNAANLYHVQQRLGLTPIQQYKYRVAWVSACVMYDTEKLRDVGGYLFWRQLPPEHCGEDVLVQQRLMALYGGCAVIPSGVYHQELPTTIVNRDVHADKLDHFF
- a CDS encoding glycosyltransferase family 9 protein, yielding MNKILFVELLGGIGDVVIALAAIQALSRSHSTAELTVLTFSPGGELLETDSLINRVVYAKPGKAKQAVVDLLTHETFDLIVSDTNYDDIDQVIQNSAASRVVTNLWRHPPADERVGDRFIKILLAEGLITSDAIKPVQIDITPDELNKAQKLFNYLRRPLVFFCPDAGMAIKRWPEVSFITLGQILQQHWGATVIVPVGSNVNQAASIVEGIGGAAQILPRGKLRDLAAALACADLVVAADTGPARIAAALNVPTITLFGPSWYGRYGQPLPHVNLQGYPDCPERNTSNFTVQQCWYGDVCPLDLGWQSCMEGISVDEVLGVVERVWGE